Part of the Flavobacterium sp. MDT1-60 genome, CTTGCAATTCTTTCCAATGCAAAGTACTGAAATCCTGTTTATAGAAATCTTTCGGACGCTGATCCGGTGTGGGCGACCAGGAAAATTTCCATTTACCGTTTAAAGAAAAATACCAGGGTGAGTTTTCGTATTTATCGCTTATGGCTGAAGTTTCATCTGCATAAGGAAGAAATGCCGCTCGTGCGGGTTCTTTATTAATCTGAAATACTTCGGGATTTTCCCAATCGTTTCTGTCTTTATTTTCCTGTCCTAAAACAGTCGTAATTACAAAAAGAGTTAGTAAAAGTATGGTGGTTTTGATTTTCTGCATTTAGTTAGTAGTTTAATTCTCCAGATGCTGAAGAAGAAAAAGTTGAAATAAGGAAGTTTACTTAAAACTTCATTTTCTCCGGTAAATATTTAGCAACTAATTCTTTATAATAAGGCAACAATGCTTTAACATCTGGTTTAACCGGTGCCTTTGTATATAAGTCATATGGGTTAAATTTTCGAACCCAGTCAAACATTTCTATATCTTTTTCATTCATTAAATGTGCATAGGCATTTTCTTTGTGCTGTGAATAGAAAGAATGGTATCGAATCATATATAAGGCCGGATCCGGAAGATAATCTTTCATGATCTGATATAAATATTCATCATGTCCCCAACTCATTTTTACTTTATCCAGTCCGCAATTTTGAGTATAAACGCCTAATTTCGTATTGAATCTTTCATCTGTATAATCCGGATTTTCTTTGAAAAATTCAGGATATACAATTTTATCAGAATAGGAACATCCTACCGGAAAAGTATCTCCAACAACGGCCCATTGCGGTTCGCCAAACAAGCATAAAATTTTACCAAGATCATGTATAAAACCTGTTAGTACAAACCAGTCCGGGTGACCGTCTGCCCTAATGGCTTCTGAAGTTTGCAAAAGATGCTGTGTCTGGTCCAAATCAATATCCGGATCACTATCGTCTACAAGGGTATTTAAGAAATCAACAGCTTCCCAAATTGACATTTCTTTTTTATTGAACTGTAAAAATTCATCTTCTTTACTGCAAACAAAGTCATAAGTTTGATAGGTATGATTTATTCTATAAAACTCCTTAACGGTTTCCACTCTTTCTGAATCGACATAATTTCTAAACTCTTCTTTTTCTTTTACAGGTTCAGATGGGTCTGGATATCGTATTAACAAATCGTCTTCCCATTCATCCAGATTGTTCAGCGGATTGTCAGTGTCAATTGGTTTTTTCATAAGATTTAAATTAATTGTTACAAGACAAAAATAGAAGTATCAAGCAAAAACAAAATGGATTAATACATCAAAAACATGGATAGATTTTAAATTAATGTGATTTTTGTGATAAATAATTGTGAAAAAAAATCAGATTTGATTTTTTTAAATTCCAATAAAAAAATTCCAAATTCCAAATTACTATTGGGTTGGAATTTGGAATTTGAAAAATTGGAATTTGATTTCGCACTGCTGTGCGCCTCTACGATAAACCAATGGGGAAATCATTAAAAAAAAATCCAAAAAAGAAATTCCAAATTCCAATTACACTTTGAATTGGAATTTGGAATTTGAAAAATTGGAATTTGAAAAAATTTGGGATTTGATTTCACTTTGCGGAGACGCACTGCTGTGCGCCTCTACGAACCAATGGGGTAATTAAAAATAAATTCCAAAAAATAAATTCTAAATTCTTCTCGAGGTTGGAATTTGGAATTTAAAAAATTGGAATTTTATTTAATTAATCAGCTTGCTTGGAGGAAAACCAAACTGCTTTTTGAAACATCTGCTAAAATATAATGGATCATTAAAACCTACTAAGTTGGTCACTTCAGAAACGTTATATTTTTTGGTTTTTAAAAGCTCTGCTGATTTTTTTAAACGAATTGTTCTGATAAACTCGTTTGGAGCCAAATCAGTCAATTCCTTGATTTTCCTGTATAATTTAGACGAGCTAACGCCCAATTTATCACATAAAAATTCTGTTGACAAATCTTCTTCGCTCAGATTATCATTGATCAAAGCTGTAATTTTCTCCATAAACTCTTCATCGATCGGAGAATGGGTTAACAAACTTATTTTACTTTCTATTTCACCAGAGAACTTTACTTTCAATTCTAAACGTGATTTAATAATATTTTCAATAACTGTTTTTAGCAGTAACGGTTCAAAAGGTTTGACTAAATAACTATCGGCTCCCATGTCATATCCTTTTACTTTATCTGTATTTTCGGCAAGTGCAGTTAAAAGAACAACAGGAATATGACTGATAAATTCATCACTTTTTAATTGTCTGCAAAATTCTAATCCGTCCATAACCGGCATCATGACATCTGCAACACACAAAATTGGTTTTATTTGCCTGCATATTTTCAGGCCTTCCTCTCCATTTTCGGCATCGTAAACTTTATAGTAATCAGACAGATAATCGACTAAGTATTTTCTAAGTTCGATATTGTCTTCAATCACTAATATTTTTTCCTTTAAATCTGTATTCTGAATAATTTTTTTGGCTGCTTTTTCAGGAATGAGCATACTTAGATTATCATTTTTCAAAGCATATTCAAACACTTCTTTGGTATCATAAGAACTTCGCTGTATCGGAATTTCAACTCTAAAGGTACTGCCTTTGCCAGGTGTACTTTCTACCGTTATTATTCCTTTATGAATGGCTACAAGAGATTTTACCAATGATAGACCAATACCAGAACCTGTATTATTTGCTTTACTGTTGGAAGCCTGATAGAATCGTTTAAAGATTTTTTCCTGACTTTTTAAGGGAATTCCAATACCATCATCACTAACCTGTATAATCAGGAAATCTTCCGGACCTTCTTTAAGATTAATAAACAAATCTACATTTCCGTATTTATTGGTGAATTTCAAGGCATTAGACAACAGATTATAAAGAATCTTATCGTATTTATCGTTGTCGATCCAGCCGGTAATAGTATCAACTCCAGAAGTAAAATTTAATTTAATTTTCTTGTTGTAGGCTAACTCTTTATAAGAATCGAAAATATTTTTTGAATAGGCAAGAATGTCTGTTTTTGAAACTTTAAGTTTTAATTCTCCAGACTGTGCTTTTCTAAAATCGAGTACCTGATTGACCAGATTTAGCAATCTGCTTGCATTTTGATAAATTAGATTGTAACGGCTTTTTTCATATTCGGTTGCGTTGCTGTTATTCTCATCTAATAATTGTTTGGCAGGGCCCAAAATAAGTGTCAACGGCGTTCTTAGCTCATGCGAGATATTAGTAAAAAAACGTAATTTTTCATTATTGAGCTTGATGTCATGCTCTCTGTTTACTTTTTCTGTCAGCAGTTCTTGTTTTAGTCGGATGCGATTTTTTATTTCTTTTCTGATAAAATAAAAAATACAGGCTAATAGTAATATAAACAGTATAAATGATGTCGGAGTTAACCAAAAAGGAGGAAGAATTCTAATTTGGTATGATACTTCCTTACTCCAATTTCCATCACTGTTACACGATTTTATTTTAAAAACATATTTGCCCGGATACAGGTTGGTATACTGAACAATTCTGGAGTTACTGTTGGCGGTAATCCAATGTTTGTCAAAACCTTCGAGCATATATTGAAACTTATTTAGCTTTTCATTTACAAA contains:
- a CDS encoding inositol oxygenase family protein; the encoded protein is MKKPIDTDNPLNNLDEWEDDLLIRYPDPSEPVKEKEEFRNYVDSERVETVKEFYRINHTYQTYDFVCSKEDEFLQFNKKEMSIWEAVDFLNTLVDDSDPDIDLDQTQHLLQTSEAIRADGHPDWFVLTGFIHDLGKILCLFGEPQWAVVGDTFPVGCSYSDKIVYPEFFKENPDYTDERFNTKLGVYTQNCGLDKVKMSWGHDEYLYQIMKDYLPDPALYMIRYHSFYSQHKENAYAHLMNEKDIEMFDWVRKFNPYDLYTKAPVKPDVKALLPYYKELVAKYLPEKMKF